A genomic segment from Herpetosiphonaceae bacterium encodes:
- a CDS encoding VOC family protein, which produces MLTHLDHLVILVRDLAQAVGDYQQLGFTVTPGGTHADGLTRNALIAFADGTYLELIAFVDPDDRRDNTWGWRRFLATGGGLIDYCVASDDLAADVQAFQARGFTVQGPTPGGRKRPDGVELRWLSASFWQAGRELPFLIQDLTPRELRVPGGNATHHPNGATGIRDLTIATANLDRISRSMGALTGSAGTAFSPDRRRDAQIAALALGGHTLTFAEPANPFSPIQHQIETIGLGPCEVEIATATGGSSMLDPQRTHGARILLV; this is translated from the coding sequence ATGCTGACCCACCTCGATCATCTTGTTATCCTGGTGCGCGACCTGGCCCAGGCGGTCGGCGACTACCAGCAGCTTGGCTTTACCGTCACGCCAGGCGGCACCCACGCCGACGGCCTGACCCGCAACGCGCTGATCGCCTTCGCCGATGGGACATACCTTGAGCTGATCGCGTTCGTCGATCCGGACGACCGGCGCGATAACACCTGGGGCTGGCGGCGCTTCCTCGCCACGGGCGGCGGCCTGATCGACTACTGCGTAGCATCCGACGATCTGGCGGCGGACGTGCAGGCGTTTCAGGCGCGCGGCTTCACCGTGCAGGGGCCGACGCCGGGCGGTCGCAAGCGGCCTGACGGCGTGGAGCTACGCTGGCTCAGCGCTAGCTTCTGGCAGGCTGGTCGCGAGCTGCCGTTTCTGATCCAGGATCTCACGCCGCGCGAGCTGCGCGTGCCCGGCGGTAACGCGACACATCACCCAAACGGCGCGACCGGCATCCGCGACCTGACGATCGCCACCGCCAACCTCGATCGGATCAGCCGGAGCATGGGCGCGCTCACCGGCAGCGCGGGTACGGCGTTCAGCCCCGATCGTCGCCGCGACGCGCAGATTGCGGCGCTTGCACTTGGCGGACACACGCTGACTTTCGCCGAGCCCGCCAATCCGTTCAGCCCGATCCAGCACCAGATCGAGACGATCGGCCTGGGACCATGCGAGGTGGAGATCGCCACGGCGACAGGCGGCAGCTCCATGCTCGACCCGCAGCGGACGCATGGCGCGCGGATTCTGCTGGTGTAG
- a CDS encoding GNAT family N-acetyltransferase, with protein sequence MQTLHQAVRDNFAEKAAYVARVMPGMTVTDDESFVAVDCGLPSDTFNLVVARHLSTPDHLLRAGVEPFMAKRFPVALWYWEDEADRQGMAALAAYGLAHTETHIAMYADIAQACVAAPVPADLTISPAVQPDHIRHYGSVIAALFGDSDEGRQVSAYHNLLSEYGMSHLPALRYYIGAYHDRVVATGSLFVGSDTVGIYDIVTQAPYRQQGIGSAMFAYLLNEARRFQHRHAILQASPDGIRIYEKAGFKAAGKVHTFENRVLL encoded by the coding sequence ATGCAGACCTTGCACCAGGCCGTACGCGACAACTTTGCCGAAAAAGCCGCGTATGTCGCGCGCGTGATGCCGGGCATGACCGTCACCGATGACGAGAGCTTTGTCGCCGTCGATTGCGGCCTGCCCAGCGACACCTTTAACCTCGTCGTCGCGCGCCACCTGTCGACGCCCGATCACCTGTTGCGGGCTGGCGTCGAACCGTTTATGGCGAAGCGCTTTCCCGTGGCACTCTGGTACTGGGAAGACGAGGCTGATCGCCAGGGGATGGCCGCGCTTGCGGCGTATGGTTTAGCGCATACCGAGACACATATCGCCATGTACGCCGATATCGCGCAGGCATGTGTGGCGGCTCCTGTGCCCGCAGATCTTACGATCAGCCCTGCCGTGCAGCCCGACCACATCCGACACTACGGCTCCGTCATCGCGGCGCTGTTCGGCGACTCGGACGAGGGGCGGCAGGTGAGCGCCTACCATAACCTGCTGAGCGAGTACGGCATGAGCCACCTGCCAGCGCTGCGGTACTACATCGGAGCGTATCACGATCGGGTCGTGGCGACAGGCAGCCTGTTCGTCGGCAGCGACACTGTGGGCATCTACGATATTGTGACGCAGGCCCCATATCGTCAGCAGGGCATCGGCAGCGCTATGTTCGCCTATCTGCTCAACGAAGCTCGGCGCTTCCAGCACAGGCATGCCATCCTCCAGGCATCGCCGGATGGCATCAGGATCTACGAAAAGGCGGGCTTCAAAGCGGCTGGCAAGGTACATACATTTGAAAACCGCGTGCTGCTGTGA